The Lineus longissimus chromosome 8, tnLinLong1.2, whole genome shotgun sequence region ATTCGAAAGAATTCAATAGATTTTTCCCGATGGTTTCCATCTGTATTATTGTCATCACAACTCAACATTGGTTGCTTTTGTTTGTAGTATGTGATGCATTATATTTGACCACTTGGCAATGGTGATAATGGTAATGGCAATTACAGCTTAGAATTGCAGTCCAAGGGAAGGCCTCTCTGAGCTCTTAACATCTTCAGCGAGAACACTGAATACGGTTTCTACGAGTGCTTCATGGTGTCGTTACGAGCTCTTTTATTTTTTCCATTAGGTTGTATGGTGTCGGTTATGGTGACAGACTCGGGATACGGTTCAACCCTTCGAACAGGGAATACACATACGCCGACGGCCACTTGATTCTCTTCCATGACTGGATATTCACCGGCCTGACTGGCTACTTGCTGAGCCCAGGGTACGGCAAAGGGACTTGTTTCTACAGACCGCGAGAGGTGACCAAGGGTGTGCAGATGGAAATGTGCGCCGACCCAAATGTTTTCATTTGTAAAGTTCCCAATCAAGGTAAGTCAAAAACTGAACCAAACGTCTGTGGTCTGCTGAAGCTAATTGAATTGTTGGTAAGATAAAGAGCTGTGAGTAAGagctgttttcaaatatttgtcgCGGTTTCCAGTTTCCGAACACGCTTCTGAACACCGAATTCAAATCATTAGCTATGCTTTCGACCTTTCATTGCAGCATGCATCAACCCAGTAGGCCTGCAAGATCCAAACCTTGTCCCAAACACCGCCATTACAGCCTCGACCTACGTGGACGACGCGCATGCGCCTCAGTTTGCTCGCCTGAATGGCCAATCAGCGTGGTGCGCACGCAGCGCGGGAAAATCGGTGGACTCGGTTGATTTCCTGCAAATCGACCTTGGACATCTTTCACGTCTCTTTGGCGTGATGACACAGGGTTTGGGCAGTTACTGGGTGACCAAATACCAGGTCCACGCCTCCATTGATATGACAACTTGGCAACCGATCAGATACCAATGGGGTGATCGGGATTTTCCCGGCAACAGGGACGGCTCGATCATCTTGACGAACTACTTCCGATGGATTACTTTGGGGCGTTACGTTAGAATAGTTGTTAAAGGATGGCAAGGCATGCCATCATTGAGAGCGGAACTACTGGCCTGTAGAGGTAGGACCATCAacagttattttcataaaacTGATTATGTAATGTACACTTACAAAGTTTACCACTGCCACCCCCTTGGATGAGACGAACATTTCATTCTCTCTGACATTCGCCTCTTTCGGCAAGCCAGAATGTGGGACTTCCACACACCAAACAAAAACCCTGTAAGCTATCATAGCCTTTGGTTTCTGAGCCGAACGAGCAAATACATGTTTATGGACAGTGGCGAACGGAAAGGATTTCCTGCGGAGTCTTGGCAAGTCTGTTCGTCACCAATGAGGAGGCGTCTTCGGCTTTATTCTATGAAATTCACACGTTTTTTCCTTTTCGACCTCTAGTCGATGGTGGTTGGTCACAATGGAATCAGTGGGGTCCCTGCTCTTCATCTTGTGGCAGAGGAAGACAGCAGCGGTCAAGGTCATGCAGTAATCCACCAGCGCTGTATGGAGGGACTATTTGCAAAGGTGTGGCAGTTGAAGACAGGACATGTTCACCACAACCTTGCCCAGGTAATAAGGCCTTTATACCCAAGCACGAAGTCAACTCGAATAGTTGCTTTAAAAGATCTATTAAAGAAGATCTTTTTATTTCCAATCTAACTCAACATCTTGTTTAAACACAGACGAAGAAAGCCACGTGACCTTAAGTGTCACGGTTTTTTTATATTCAGCGACATTTACGCTGGCAGATACTACTCTTACAGCAAATTATTATTGGCGTCAGCTTAAAACTTATCGCAAGAACACTGGACCTAAATCTTTCAGTGAATGGTATGTGGAGTAGCTGGAGTCCGTGGGGACCGTGTTCAGCGTTTTGCGGTGAAGGGAACCGCACTCGGACAAGGCGATGTGACGACCCTGGACCCGCTCACAGCGGCCATGCATGCCGCGGCCAGAGGAGTGAACAGGAGAAGTGCATCAGGAGTAACTGTCTCGAAGGTGTGCCATCTTGTCCTTTTCTTCTGTCAGCCGTTTTCCTCTTTTATATAACAGTACGGACATTTATTCCCTGCGGATTTTCTTACCTGGAAAGCACAGAAGAGATCGTTGCGCCATCCTGCCCTAGAAGGGTCAGCGGTCTTAAGGGTTGCACCTTAAGTATGTTTTGACAGTACCATGTTCTGTATGTGCTCATTATCATGTGACAATACTTTCAGGTGAACTTGTCGAGCATTTCACAGGATGCTTCAAGGAAAACCTGACGACAATAAAATTTGATGAGCAACTTATGAATGTGACATCGCGACCACAGTGCATTGCGGCGTGCATGAACcaaagccaatcagattgcaCGGGGATCtcttttcaagatggcgacgATCCGATATGTTTGATATCAACGTCGAGTTTGACTGTAGGAAACGGAAGTTCAAAAGTTACCCATGAACGGTCTGACCAGGAAGCCTCAACCATGGACAGGGTTTGTTTCTCAGATCTACTCACTGAGACCTGGTGGCGTATCCGTCAAACACTGGAGGACGGCAGGACTACTGTGTAAGTAATACAATGGCGGCCGGTGACATTCATCCTGCATACCCTCAGAGACACAGTGTAGACGTCTCTGTTGGCAAACACTCTCTTTACTCATATAAAGACAGGTCGTTTCTGCTCTAATCAATTTAACACTTTCTCCCTGGAACATAATTTCCTTTCAAACCGACCGACTGAAGCTTTAACATTTCTCAGGACGTTTTCAATTGCTGTTTGTTGTAGAGATCTCAGCGCTCGCCGTCTTGGGTCTGCCACCCACCAGCTTCAGGTTGAATTGTTGGATGGTCTTCCCTTTGTCACGACTCTGTAAGTATGCATGCAGAATATATGATACCAGTCTTGTTGTGTAGTGAACAAGTTAGTTTATTGAAGGGGGAGGGGCAATGTCATTTCCTTCTACTTCGAAAGAACGTACTTGTATAAAGGAAAACCATGGAAAGTGGCACTTAACATTGATGTATGTCAATCCCGCCCTCCCTATATGCCGAGTGTCCCTCCTAAGTTCAGTCATGCTGCCTCTGTCAGGACTATCACAAAACTGATGGCTAATATAcaggaatacatgtacttcggtAATAATAGATTCGTAGGTTTATTACATTTCAATTTGTTTTCAGAGATCTGAGCTGGAATTCCCTCCAAAGTTTGCAGGAGGATCAGTTCAGAGGAGTTGAAAACTTGGTGGAACTGTGAGTAAATAGCTGAAATTATAGCTTCATGATATTCTACATTTGTTAAATGCAAACCCGAAAGATTCGCTTCAATCAATTCGCTATCGTTGTCTCTTGACAAAAGTGCCTTAAAAAGCAGATCTTTAAGCATATTCACCGGCAAAAACAGGAATTCCTAGTTAAGAATCTTGTCTTTTTCCAGAGACCTTCACGGCAACCAGTTGTCAGTGTTACCAGAGAACGTCTTCAGTAAGCTCATCCATCTTGGGTCATTGTGAGTATGCAATATCAGCCTTCACAACCTTCCCCTAACCTAAGTTACATGTGCACTATGTGGGTTGTAATCATTTCCATTGGCGTCACCCCCAAATCGTACTCTACCATTAAGCACCTGCTCAGAAAGGATCCCTATAGCATATCAACGTCTCTCAACTGTATCTCTTTCGTTCTTCAGAAATCTTCGTGACAATAACTGGCGACACATCGACTCAACTCTTCATTACAAGCCACTTGCTCAACCACCTGTTCTCCGAAACATTGCAATGTGAGTATGTCATTAAAATCCACATCTAACATATTCTGCCGAATCACATCTCAATCGGTTGGTATGGTAGATATAAGGCAGAACCGTTGCCCATGACTTGATTCTGGTTCAAGTCCGCTTGCCGGTGCTTATAGTTATCTTGCAAATGGAGCAAGGCGTAGGTTCCGTCTAGAATCTGCTTTCCGCAATCAGTAACGTCAGAGGGCGACGAGAGGTCGTACAAGCATGCTTACTGCTTGACATCCATTTGGCTGGGTTTTATCTACCGAAATAACctcaaatgaaaatttcaaaacggAGCTGAAATAGATGAACTGGAGCATTGACAAAACCATTTCACCCCGTTTTTTGCAGAGAAAAAGACAACGTTCTCGTCAACTTTGACAACCCGAACGACTTCCACTCGAACAATGATTACCAAGAATGTGGATGTGCGCATTACGCAATCGACACGACCGCTTCTGAGCATGTCATCATCCGGGAACTTTACTATGACCTTGGGAAGCTCAATGACTACCTGAATACTCCGAGTGTCAAGAAGGTCTCCATCTTCGCGCAGACGGTAGTGCTGAAGCAGACGATACCAGTGTCTGTGCACTTCGACTTGGAGATTGTCACGAGGGAATTTTGGATGGACGCTCAAGCTGCTTTTCagtttgattttcattttgttgataCGAAGTTGCATGGATGTGATGTGTGGTTCAGTAGGAGCAGCCTACAGACCGGATCGCTTACCACAGTCAGGTGATTATGTCAGAGGTTAAGACAAATATCATCTCGCCATCAGAGAGCTGGATAACAGAAAAAGCAGAAGCTGTACCGTAACGCAGTCATGGTATCCATAATCTCCTTC contains the following coding sequences:
- the LOC135492482 gene encoding coadhesin-like yields the protein MSYVTYGCHDAIECPPLPQHGEPTKWHAYNGHCYGSHTQHLPYPESERICKTYPGGHLFSLYWEEEFMELRQNDVLYGVGYGDRLGIRFNPSNREYTYADGHLILFHDWIFTGLTGYLLSPGYGKGTCFYRPREVTKGVQMEMCADPNVFICKVPNQACINPVGLQDPNLVPNTAITASTYVDDAHAPQFARLNGQSAWCARSAGKSVDSVDFLQIDLGHLSRLFGVMTQGLGSYWVTKYQVHASIDMTTWQPIRYQWGDRDFPGNRDGSIILTNYFRWITLGRYVRIVVKGWQGMPSLRAELLACRVDGGWSQWNQWGPCSSSCGRGRQQRSRSCSNPPALYGGTICKGVAVEDRTCSPQPCPVNGMWSSWSPWGPCSAFCGEGNRTRTRRCDDPGPAHSGHACRGQRSEQEKCIRSNCLEGVPSCPFLLSAVFLFYITVNLSSISQDASRKT